One genomic region from Syngnathus typhle isolate RoL2023-S1 ecotype Sweden linkage group LG17, RoL_Styp_1.0, whole genome shotgun sequence encodes:
- the llgl1 gene encoding lethal(2) giant larvae protein homolog 1, producing MMKFRFRRQGTDPQREKIKQELFAFSKTVEHGFPHQPSALAYDPELQLMAIGTKAGAVKVYGAPGVEFTGLHDDTTAVIQIHFLPGQGRLVSLLDDNTIHLWELTPTPPRQVGGVKRDGVVILQEVDNYSLPGRPGIESCSTTRVTVLLLLRSCDLLCVGTEGGGVYFLDLPSLSLKDGQTLLQDQVTQSLPEDYRCGKSLGPVESLQEHPRQAGKILIGYSRGLVVLWDVSSRQIEKLFLGKQQLESLVWECSGNLFVSSHSDGGYSVWAVVNDDCNNPQPVSSTIPYGPFPCKAINKILWRTTATGSPVLLYSGGMPRASYGDRHCLTIQQDTDHVTLDFTSRVIDFFTVHNVEQEKEFDDPSALVVLLEEELVVIDLQTSGWPSMPTPYLAPLHSSAITCSCHITSVPPKLWERLINAGRAQQGHEHAPGRWPICGGKNLAPPPKQQELLLTGHEDGTVRFWDASGIALTPLYKLSTANVFHTDCDSCDVPQDPGDDPDLQLEEEWPPFRKVGCFDPYSDDPRLGIQKISLCKYSNKLLVAGTAGQVIVLALSDERSDHTVDVAVVDLLQDREGFTWKGHDRLDPRLRPAPFPPGFQPQVLVQCMPPASVTAVALHAEWNLISFGTSHGFGLFDYQRRSAVLARCTLHPNDSLAMEGPLSRVKSLKKSLRQSFRRIRKSRVSGKKRTISTPTSKVQEANAALAEHEEMAPIQRRIEPRSADDSLSGVVRCLCFADTYLRDGTHHGPTLWAGTNSGSVYAYALVVPGVGSGRGSERGVAGESGGVCVEAVLGKEIQLMHRAPVVSISVLDGRAKPLPEPYEASQDLSIAPDMSNPHSVLIASEEQLKVFSLPKVSAKTKFKLTAHEGCRVRKVALVVFSSTAQEDYSEHTLVCLTNMGDMHLFSIPGLRPQVRYDCIRKEDISGIASCVFTRNGQGFYLISPSEYERFSLSAKAFTEPLCSVALERLSLTSDVTTMLPQTNGTLKNQIGQAEGQTEGLPSSLSSPLSDTPLSSPLSCADVTLESTGELTVEDVRDFLTTVDEEENNLKNIQEEEDRPPGILIN from the exons ATGATGAAGTTTAGATTTCGTCGGCAAGGTACCGACCCGCAGAGGGAGAAGATAAAACAGGAGCTGTTCGCCTTCAGCAAG ACGGTGGAGCATGGATTCCCACATCAGCCCAGCGCGTTGGCCTACGACCCCGAGTTGCAACTCATGGCGATCGGCACAAAGGCGGGAGCCGTCAAAGT TTATGGAGCTCCTGGCGTGGAGTTCACCGGACTCCACGACGACACAACTGCTGTCATACAAATTCACTTCCTGCCAGGACAG GGCCGGCTGGTGTCACTTTTGGATGATAATACCATTCACTTGTGGGAGCTGACTCCCACACCTCCCAGGCAGGTGGGAGGGGTTAAGAGAGACGGTGTGGTCATTCTTCAGGAAGTGGACAACTACAGTCTTCCAGGAAGACCAGGCATTGAGAGCTGCAG tACCACACGAGTGACTGTACTCCTCCTGCTGAGGTCATGTGACCTCCTTTGTGTTGGAACAGAAGGAGGTGGTGTGTACTTCTTGGATTTGCCCAGTCTGTCACTTAAAGATGGCCAAACATTGTTACAGGATCAAGTCACACAGAG cctGCCAGAAGACTACAGATGTGGGAAATCATTAGGGCCTGTGGAATCTCTTCAGGAGCATCCTCGGCAAGCGGGGAAAATTCTAATTGGCTACAGCCGAGGTCTGGTGGTCCTGTGGGATGTGAGCAGCCGTCAAATCGAAAAGCTCTTCCTTGGCAAGCAG CAGCTGGAGAGCCTGGTGTGGGAATGTTCAGGAAACTTATTCGTCAGTTCCCATAGCGATGGTGGCTACTCCGTTTGGGCCGTTGTCAACGACGACTGCAACAATCCGCAGCCGGTGTCCTCGACCATCCCATATG gccCTTTTCCCTGCAAAGCTATTAACAAAATCCTGTGGAGAACAACAGCGACTGG GTCACCAGTTTTATTGTACAGCGGAGGAATGCCCAGAGCCAGCTATGGCGACCGCCACTGTCTGACCATTCAGCAGGACACAGACCACGTCACCCTGGACTTCACCTCCCGGGTCATTGACTTCTTTACGGTCCACAATGTTGAGCAAGAGAAAG AATTTGATGACCCCTCTGCGCTGGTGGTCTTACTTGAAGAGGAGCTGGTTGTGATTGACCTCCAGACTTCCGGCTGGCCTTCTATGCCCACTCCTTACCTGGCGCCTCTGCACTCATCGGCCATCACGTGCTCCTGTCATATAACCAGCGTCCCTCCCAAGCTGTGGGAAAGGCTGATCAATGCTGGCAGAGCGCAGCAGGGCCACGAACACGCGCCCGGG CGCTGGCCCATATGTGGAGGGAAAAACTTGGCTCCTCCCCCCAAACAACAAGAACTGCTTTTGACAGG ACATGAGGACGGCACCGTGCGTTTCTGGGACGCGTCCGGGATCGCCCTCACGCCGCTCTACAAACTGAGCACGGCCAACGTCTTCCACACAGACTGCGACTCCTGCGACGTGCCTCAGGACCCGGGCGACGACCCCGACCTGCAGCTGGAGGAGGAATGGCCTCCCTTCCGGAAG GTGGGCTGCTTTGACCCATATAGCGACGACCCCCGTCTGGGCATCCAGAAGATCAGCCTATGCAAGTACAGCAACAAGTTGTTGGTGGCAGGCACCGCCGGGCAg GTGATTGTGCTGGCACTGAGCGACGAGCGCTCGGACCACACGGTGGACGTGGCCGTGGTGGATCTGCTGCAGGACCGCGAGGGCTTCACGTGGAAGGGCCACGACCGACTGGATCCGCGCCTCCGACCCGCTCCTTTCCCTCCGGGCTTTCAGCCTCAGGTGCTGGTGCAGTGCATGCCTCCAGCTTCAGTCACGGCGGTGGCGCTGCACGCCGAATGGAACCTCATCTCTTTCGGAACCAGTCATGGCTTTGGCCTCTTTGACTACCAGAGGAGAAGTGCCGTCTTGGCCAG GTGTACCTTACACCCTAACGACTCCCTGGCTATGGAGGGTCCTCTCTCGAGGGTCAAGTCCTTGAAGAAGTCCTTACGGCAGAGTTTCAGGCGAATCCGCAAGAGTCGGGTGTCTGGGAAGAAACGCACCATCAGCACGCCCACCAGCAAG GTCCAAGAGGCCAACGCCGCCCTTGccgagcatgaagaaatggctcCCATCCAGCGAAGGATCGAACCTCGATCAGCCGACGACTCGCTGTCTGGAGTTGTTCGATGTCTGTGCTTTGCCGACACTTACCTGCGTGACG GCACGCACCACGGACCCACACTGTGGGCGGGCACCAACTCGGGCAGCGTGTACGCTTACGCCCTGGTCGTACCCGGCGTGGGCTCGGGCCGCGGTTCCGAGCGAGGCGTCGCCGGCGAGAGCGGCGGCGTTTGTGTGGAAGCCGTGTTGGGCAAAGAGATCCAGCTGATGCACAGAGCTCCCGTGGTGTCCATCAGCGTGCTGGATGGGCGCGCCAAACCTCTACCGGAGCCTTACGAAGCCTCGCAGGATCTCTCCATTGCTCCCGATATGTCCAATCCTCATTCCGTGCTCATCGCCTCAGAAGAACAACTAAAG GTGTTCTCTCTGCCTAAAGTGAGCGCCAAGACGAAATTTAAGCTCACCGCTCACGAGGGCTGCCGGGTGAGGAAGGTCGCCCTGGTGGTCTTCAGCTCCACGGCTCAGGAAGACTACAGCGAGCATACACTCGTCTGTCTGACCAATATGGGCGACATGCACCTCTTCAGCATACCTGGCCTCAGACCGCAG GTGCGCTACGATTGCATCCGCAAAGAGGACATCAGTGGCATTGCATCATGTGTCTTTACCAGAAATGGACAAG GATTCTACCTGATCTCCCCCTCAGAATACGAGAGGTTCTCCTTGTCTGCAAAAGCCTTCACCGAACCACTCTGTTCTGTTGCACTGGAGCGACTTTCGCTGACCAG CGATGTCACGACGATGCTGCCACAGACCAACGGAACGCTCAAGAACCAGATAGGGCAGGCTGAAG GACAAACGGAGGGGCTCCCCAGCTCTCTGTCCTCCCCCCTCTCGGACACGCCCCTGAGCTCCCCTCTCAGCTGTGCTGACGTCACGTTGGAATCCACCGGGGAACTCACCGTGGAAGACGTCAGAGACTTCCTAAC CACGGTGGACGAGGAAGAGAACAACCTGAAGAACATTCAAGAGGAGGAAGATCGCCCTCCTGGCATTCTCATCAATTGA
- the flii gene encoding protein flightless-1 homolog: protein MAATGVLPFIRGVDLSGNDFKGGYFPEHVKCMSSLRWLKLNRTGLCYLPEELSSLQKLEHISVSHNSLTTLHGELSSLPNLRAVVARANNLKNSGVPDDIFQLDDLSVLDLSYNQLTEVPRDLENSRNMLVLNLSHNGIDAIPNQLFINLTDLLYLDLSDNKLDSLPPQMRRLVHLQTLILNNNPLMHAQLRQLPAMVALQTLHLRNTQRTQSNMPTSLEGLLNLADVDLSCNDLTRVPECLYSLGSLKRLNLSSNQITELSLCIDQWTQLETLNLSRNLLTSLPSAICKLSKLKKLYLNSNKLDFDGVPPGMGKLSNLTEFMAANNNLELIPEGLCRCGKLKKLVLNKNRLVTLPEAVHFLTDLEMLDVRENPCLVMPPKPVDTASECYNIDFSLQNQLRLAGASPAIVAAAGGGAGSKDPLARKMRLRRRKDNSQDDQAKQVLKGMSDVAQEKKNLEENGDLKYADLKVRRWDKGLEKPQLDYSEFFTDDAGQVPGVSVWQIENFVPMQVDETFHGKFYEADCYIVLKTFLDDNGALNWQIYYWIGQEATLDKKAGSAIHAVNLRNFLGAECRTIREEMGDESEEFSEVFNNEISYIEGGTSSGFYTVEDTHYPVRLYRVYGKKNIRLESVPATASSLDPRFVFLLDNGLELFIWRGANATLSGTTKARLFAEKINKNERKGKAEITTLKQSQEPPNFWELLGGQPEEIKKHVPDNFSAIRPKLYKVGLGLGYLELPQINYKLSVEHKDHKIKLDTLPELRLLQSLLDTKCVYILDCWSDVFIWIGRKSPRLVRAAALKLGQEICSMLHRPKHACVTRNLEGTECQVFKSKFKNWDDVLKVDYTRAAETVQQADNLQGKVKKDTEQKDQMKADLTALFLPRQPAMPLTEAEQLMEEWNEDLDGMEGFVLEGKKFARLPEEEFGHFFTQDCYVFLCRYWVPVEYEDDEEKKEGEDKRKEDEEDKQAEEDFECVVYFWQGRQASNMGWLTFTFSLQKKFESLFPGKLKVVRMTQQQENLKFLSHFKRKFIIHKGKRKQKTDSAQPSLYHIRTNGSALCTRTIQIGTDSSNLNSEFCFILKVPFESTDNQGIVYTWVGRAADPDEAKLAEDIMNSMFDDTYSKQVINEGEEPENFFWVGIGAQKQYDEDAEYMKYARLFRCSNEKGYFSVSEKCSDFCQDDLADDDIMLLDNGQEVYMWVGTQTSQVEIKLSLKACQVYIQHMRSKETQQPRKLRLVRKGNEPHCFTRCFHAWGDFKTPPA, encoded by the exons ATGGCTGCCACCGGAGTGCTTCCCTTTATACGAGGGGTGGACCTCAGTGGAAACGACTTTAAA GGAGGATATTTCCCCGAGCATGTTAAATGCATGAGTAGTCTGCGATGGCTCAAATTGAACAGGACTGGACTGTGTTACCTCCCGGAGGAGCTCTCGTCTCTGCAGAAGTTG GAGCATATCTCAGTGAGCCACAACAGTTTGACCACCTTACATGGGGAGCTCTCCAGTTTGCCAAACCTGAGG GCTGTGGTTGCCCGTGCCAACAACCTAAAAAACTCTGGAGTCCCGGATGACATCTTTCAACTTGATGACCTCTCAGTGCTg GACCTGAGCTACAACCAGCTGACAGAGGTCCCCAGAGACCTTGAGAACAGCAGGAACATGCTCGTACTCAACCTGAGCCACAACGGCATCGACGCAATCCCCAATCAGCTGTTCATCAACCTGACAGATCTGCTGTATCTGGACCTGAGCGACAACAAGCTTGACAGTTTACCACCTCAAATGAGACGTCTGGTTCATTTACAGACTCTCATCCTTAACAACAACCCGCTCATGCATGCACAGTTGCG CCAGCTGCCTGCCATGGTGGCATTGCAAACGCTCCACTTGAGGAACACCCAGAGAACACAGAGTAATATGCCCACAAGCCTGGAGGGTCTGTTGAATCTAGCAG ATGTTGACCTGTCTTGCAATGACCTGACTCGGGTGCCGGAGTGCCTCTATTCACTGGGCAGTTTGAAAAGACTCAATTTAAGTAGTAATCAGATTACAGAACTGTCGCTCTGCATCGACCAGTGGACCCAACTCGAAACGCTGAACCTTAGCCGCAACCTGCTTACCTCACTGCCT TCGGCCATCTGTAAGCTTTCCAAACTAAAAAAGCTGTACTTAAACTCCAACAAACTGGACTTTGATGGAGTTCCGCCTGGTATGGGGAAATTATCCAATCTCACAGAGTTCATGGCGGCTAACAACAACCTTGAACTCATCCCCGAGGGACTTTGTCG TTGTGGCAAGTTGAAGAAGCTCGTGCTGAACAAAAACCGCCTCGTGACACTGCCGGAGGCCGTCCACTTCCTGACTGACTTAGAG ATGCTGGATGTGCGCGAGAACCCTTGCCTAGTGATGCCTCCGAAACCCGTCGATACAGCGAGCGAGTGCTACAACATCGACTTCTCCCTGCAGAACCAACTGCGGCTGGCTGGAGCCTCGCCTGCCATCGTGGCCGCTGCCGGAGGAG GGGCCGGCTCCAAAGATCCCCTGGCGAGGAAGATGAGGCTAAGAAGGAGGAAGGACAATTCTCAGGATGATCAGGCCAAGCAGGTGCTGAAGGGCATGAGTGATGTTGCGCAAGAGAAGAAGAACCTAGAG GAAAATGGAGATTTAAAATACGCAGATTTAAAGGTGCGGCGCTGGGAtaagggtctggagaagcctCAACTGGACTACTCAGAGTTCTTTACGGATGATGCGGGGCAG GTGCCAGGCGTGAGCGTGTGGCAAATTGAAAATTTTGTCCCCATGCAAGTGGATGAAACATTCCACGGAAAGTTTTACGAGGCCGACTGCTACATCGTCCTCAAG ACGTTCTTGGATGACAACGGAGCGTTGAACTGGCAGATCTACTACTGGATTGGCCAGGAAGCCACGCTGGACAAGAAGGCCGGCTCCGCCATCCATGCTGTCAACCTCAGGAATTTCCTTGGAGCCGAGTGCAGGACAATCAGGGAAGAGATGGGAGACGAGAGCGAAGAGTTTAGCGAA GTGTTCAACAATGAGATATCCTACATCGAGGGAGGCACTTCCAGTGGCTTCTACACTGTGGAGGACACACATTATCCTGTCAG GCTCTACAGAGTTTACGGCAAGAAAAACATCCGACTGGAGTCGGTACCTGCGACTGCTAGTTCGCTCGATCCACG CTTTGTGTTCCTGTTGGACAATGGACTGGAACTCTTTATCTGGAGGGGAGCCAATGCTACGCTTAGTGGTACCACAAAGGCCAG gttATTTGCAGAGAAGATCAATAAGAATGAGCGGAAGGGGAAGGCAGAGATTACAACTCTAAAGCAGAGTCAAGAGCCTCCAAATTTCTGGGAGTTACTAGGAGGACAACCGGAGGAGATCAAGAAACACGTTCCAGACAACTTCTCGGCTATCAGACCCAAACTTTACAAG GTGGGTTTGGGTCTTGGCTATCTCGAGCTTCCTCAGATTAACTACAAACTGTCTGTGGAGCACAAAGACCACAAGATTAAACTGGACACACTGCCAGAGCTCAGATTG CTGCAGTCACTGCTGGACACCAAGTGCGTGTACATTTTAGACTGCTGGTCTGACGTGTTCATCTGGATCGGGAGGAAGTCTCCCCGACTCGTACGAGCCGCCGCCTTAAAACTGGGTCAGGAGATCTGCTCCATGCTGCACCGGCCCAAACACGCATGCGTCACCCGGAACCTAGAGGGCACCGAGTGCCAG GTGTTTAAATCCAAATTCAAGAACTGGGACGACGTGCTGAAGGTTGACTACACCAGAGCTGCCGAGACGGTGCAGCAGGCCGACAACCTACAGGGCAAG GTGAAGAAAGACACAGAGCAGAAAGACCAGATGAAAGCCGACCTCACGGCGCTTTTCCTCCCCAGGCAGCCGGCCATGCCGCTCACCGAG GCTGAGCAGCTGATGGAGGAGTGGAATGAGGATCTGGACGGCATGGAAGGATTCGTACTGGAGGGCAAAAAGTTTGCTCGTCTCCCAGAGGAGGAGTTCGGACACTTTTTCACTCAGGATTGCTACGTCTTCCtctgcag ATACTGGGTGCCCGTGGAGTACGAGGACGACGAGGAGAAGAAAGAGGGCGAAGACAAGAGaaaagaggatgaggaggataAACAGGCCGAGGAAGACTTTGAGTGTGTGGTGTACTTCTGGCAGGGTAGACAAGCCTCCAACATGGGCTGGCTCACCTTCACCTTCTCTCTGCAGAAGAAGTTTGAAAGCCTCTTCCCGGGAAAACTTAAG GTGGTGCGTATGACCCAGCAGCAGGAGAACCTCAAGTTCTTGTCACACTTTAAAAGGAAGTTCATCATCCACAAAGGGAAGAGGAAACAAAAAACAGATTCAGCCCAGCCGTCACTCTATCACATCCGCACCAACGGGAGTGCACTTTGTACCAG AACCATCCAGATTGGAACGGACTCTAGCAATCTCAACTCGGAGTTCTGCTTCATTCTCAAA GTCCCCTTTGAGAGTACAGACAACCAGGGCATCGTTTACACCTGGGTGGGCCGAGCCGCCGATCCCGATGAGGCCAAGCTGGCCGAGGACATCATGAACAGCATGTTTGATGACACCTACAGCAAGCAG GTCATCAATGAGGGGGAAGAACCTGAGAATTTCTTCTGGGTCGGCATCGGTGCACAGAAGCAGTACGACGAGGATGCCGAGTACATGAAATATGCTCGTCTCTTCag GTGTTCCAACGAGAAGGGTTATTTCTCAGTGTCCGAGAAGTGCTCCGACTTCTGCCAGGACGATTTGGCTGATGATGACATCATGTTGCTCGATAACGGCCAAGAG GTGTACATGTGGGTCGGTACTCAGACGAGCCAAGTGGAGATCAAACTGAGTCTCAAAGCCTGTCAG GTGTATATCCAGCACATGCGCTCCAAAGAAACTCAGCAACCCAGAAAGCTGCGACTGGTGCGCAAGGGAAACGAGCCGCACTGCTTCACACGCTGCTTCCACGCTTGGGGGGATTTCAAAACTCCCCCCGCGTAG
- the desi1a gene encoding desumoylating isopeptidase 1a, with protein MENNCTRYNVQLYVYDLSRGMARNLSPIMLGKQLDGIWHTAIVAYGDEFFFGGEGISSCPPGGTMLGPPDTVVELGETEVSEEIFMEYLSSLGESTYRGDRYRLFEHNCNTFTNEVAQFLTGTPIPSYITDLPSEVLSTPFGQILRPILDSIHIAPPGGNVINGGRNL; from the exons ATGGAGAATAATTGTACAAGATACAATGTACAGTTATATGTTTACGATCTGTCAAGAGGTATGGCACGCAACCTCAGTCCTATCATGCTGG GAAAACAACTGGATGGAATATG GCACACAGCCATAGTGGCATATGGGGATGAGTTCTTTTTTGGAGGTGAAGGAATTTCCAGCTGTCCACCT GGTGGAACAATGCTGGGACCTCCAGACACAGTTGTGGAACTCGGTGAGACCGAAGTTTCCGAGGAGATCTTCATGGAATATCTCTCGTCTTTGGGAGAAAGCACTTACAG aggtgACAGGTATCGACTGTTTGAGCACAATTGCAACACGTTCACCAACGAGGTTGCTCAGTTCCTGACGGGCACGCCCATCCCCTCCTACATCACCGACCTCCCGTCCGAAGTCCTCTCCAC ACCGTTTGGCCAGATATTGCGCCCCATTCTGGACTCCATCCACATCGCCCCCCCTGGCGGCAACGTCATCAACGGCGGGAGAAACCTCTAA